The Deinococcus wulumuqiensis R12 genome has a window encoding:
- the typA gene encoding translational GTPase TypA: MEYRNIAIIAHVDHGKTTLVDGLLKQTLELKHGEEIAERAMDSNDLERERGITILAKNTAVEYGGIKINIVDTPGHADFGGEVERVLGMVDGALVLVDAAEGPMPQTRFVLKKAIELGLKPIVVVNKIDRNDARPEEVVNLTFDLMAELGASDDQLDFPVLYAIAREGKAFKDLEQPREDFKELFDMVLEHIPAPKVDLEAPFQMLVTNLDYSEYLGRIVLGRVARGTVKKGEFVQLMHKDGTMTKTRVVQPFTHMGLKRIEVDEVGAGDIVALAGIEDAQIGETIADLAEPEALPIITVDEPTVSMTFQPNTSPFAGKEGKYVTSRHLNDRLKKEVMTNVSLKVEEVRPDEFVVSGRGELHLSILLETMRREGYEVQVGSPRVITREIDGVKHEPVEHLVIDVPEQHASTVIGVLGARKGQMVNMEPQGSRVRVEFKIPARALFGFRTQFLSMTQGEGIMSHIFDGYAPWAGDLKTRQNGSLVSMEDGTSFAYSIWKLQDRGSFFIDAGQEVYVGMIVGENAREQDMNVNVCKNKKLTNVRSSGADEALTLIPPKRLSLEDALEYIAEDELVELTPQSIRLRKKVLNPSFRK, from the coding sequence ATGGAATACAGGAACATCGCCATCATCGCGCACGTCGACCACGGAAAAACCACGCTGGTGGACGGCCTGCTCAAGCAGACGCTGGAACTCAAGCACGGCGAGGAAATCGCCGAACGCGCGATGGACTCCAACGACCTGGAGCGCGAGCGCGGCATCACCATTCTGGCGAAGAACACGGCGGTCGAGTACGGCGGCATCAAGATCAACATCGTGGACACCCCCGGTCACGCCGACTTCGGGGGCGAAGTGGAGCGCGTGCTGGGCATGGTGGACGGCGCCCTGGTGCTGGTGGACGCCGCCGAAGGCCCCATGCCCCAGACCCGCTTCGTGCTGAAAAAGGCCATCGAGCTGGGCCTCAAGCCCATCGTGGTGGTCAACAAGATCGACCGCAATGACGCCCGCCCCGAGGAAGTCGTCAACCTGACCTTCGACCTGATGGCCGAACTCGGCGCCAGCGACGACCAGCTCGACTTTCCGGTGCTGTACGCGATTGCCCGTGAAGGCAAGGCGTTCAAGGACCTCGAGCAGCCCCGCGAGGACTTCAAGGAACTGTTCGACATGGTGCTGGAGCACATTCCCGCGCCCAAGGTCGACCTCGAAGCGCCGTTCCAGATGCTGGTCACCAACCTCGACTACTCCGAGTACCTGGGCCGCATCGTGCTGGGCCGGGTGGCGCGCGGCACCGTCAAGAAGGGCGAATTCGTGCAGCTGATGCACAAAGACGGCACCATGACCAAGACCCGCGTCGTGCAGCCCTTTACCCACATGGGCCTCAAGCGCATCGAGGTGGACGAAGTGGGCGCCGGGGACATCGTGGCGCTGGCCGGAATCGAGGACGCACAGATCGGGGAAACCATCGCCGACCTCGCGGAACCCGAGGCCCTGCCCATCATCACCGTGGACGAACCCACCGTGAGCATGACCTTCCAGCCCAACACCAGCCCCTTCGCGGGCAAGGAAGGCAAGTACGTCACTTCGCGCCACCTGAACGACCGCCTGAAAAAGGAAGTCATGACCAACGTGTCGCTCAAGGTGGAAGAAGTGCGCCCCGACGAATTTGTGGTGTCCGGACGCGGCGAACTGCACCTGAGCATCCTGCTCGAAACCATGCGCCGCGAGGGGTACGAAGTGCAGGTCGGCAGCCCCCGCGTGATTACCCGCGAAATTGACGGCGTGAAGCACGAGCCGGTCGAGCACCTCGTCATCGACGTGCCCGAGCAGCACGCCAGCACCGTGATTGGCGTTCTGGGCGCCCGCAAGGGTCAGATGGTCAACATGGAACCCCAGGGCAGCCGCGTGCGCGTGGAATTCAAGATTCCGGCCCGCGCCCTGTTCGGCTTCCGCACCCAGTTCCTGTCCATGACCCAGGGCGAAGGCATCATGAGCCACATCTTCGACGGCTACGCGCCCTGGGCCGGGGACCTCAAGACCCGCCAGAACGGTTCGCTGGTCAGCATGGAAGACGGCACCTCCTTCGCCTACTCCATCTGGAAACTCCAGGACCGGGGCAGCTTCTTCATCGACGCCGGGCAGGAAGTGTACGTGGGCATGATCGTGGGTGAAAACGCCCGCGAGCAGGACATGAACGTCAACGTCTGCAAGAACAAGAAGCTGACCAACGTCCGCTCCTCGGGCGCCGACGAAGCCCTGACCCTGATTCCCCCCAAGCGCCTCTCGCTCGAAGACGCCCTGGAATACATCGCCGAGGACGAACTCGTCGAACTGACCCCCCAGAGCATCCGCCTGCGCAAGAAGGTGCTCAACCCGAGCTTCCGCAAGTAA
- a CDS encoding DUF1999 domain-containing protein, with product MTLFRYRAFTEPDFETMQALDLAAQRREAPGYDTLPEREREGRLSSSLAALRHYERSGHSFVAEDHDDRVRGYVLAQSVWQGDRPALLVRALVLDDAQDEDMRRGLLRAVVKSAYDTAVYEVHLPVSPELRAAAQAEEAHLTGHYAVIHLGTRAESAPGEKLRRDG from the coding sequence ATGACGCTCTTTCGTTACCGTGCCTTTACCGAACCCGACTTTGAGACCATGCAGGCCCTCGACCTGGCCGCCCAGCGCCGTGAGGCCCCCGGCTACGACACCTTGCCCGAACGCGAACGCGAAGGCCGCCTGAGCAGCAGCCTCGCCGCCCTGCGGCACTACGAGCGCAGCGGGCACTCCTTTGTCGCTGAGGACCACGACGACCGGGTGCGCGGCTACGTGCTTGCCCAGAGCGTGTGGCAGGGGGACCGTCCGGCCCTGCTGGTCCGCGCTCTGGTGCTGGACGACGCGCAGGACGAGGACATGCGCCGGGGCCTGCTGCGGGCGGTGGTCAAAAGCGCCTACGACACCGCCGTCTACGAGGTCCACCTGCCCGTTTCGCCCGAACTCCGCGCCGCGGCCCAGGCCGAGGAAGCCCACCTGACCGGGCACTACGCCGTCATCCACCTCGGCACCCGCGCCGAGAGTGCGCCGGGAGAAAAGCTGCGGCGCGATGGCTGA
- a CDS encoding App1 family protein, which translates to MAFKTLLPVLERAVVVTDRAFSGYIQPRRLRGKLILQPYVGWGTPAEVELTGRVLLPRALAPARKGDPRWRNFRNVVRRLFSREVGGVRVAGTLGGQTVSGVSDSDGYFTLRFAPAAPVPAGWHEVELQMEGRQEGAARARVQVVAGARFGIISDLDDTVIQSDVTSLPRMLMTSLTGNARTRSPFPGVGALYRALTREGEARNPIFYVSSSPWNFFDLLWQFLDYRRIPLGPLFLRNWGMDLLGGHGGYKHGVIERIFQRYPDLKFVLVGDSGEKDPEIYAEVVRRHPGRVLAVYIRDVTEAGRDSSVLKLREEVRKAGVDLVLAADSLNAASHALAMGLITPGEYRSVLTSVARTYET; encoded by the coding sequence ATGGCTTTCAAGACCCTGCTGCCTGTTCTGGAGCGGGCCGTGGTGGTGACCGACCGGGCCTTCAGCGGCTATATCCAGCCCCGGCGACTGCGCGGCAAGCTGATTTTGCAGCCGTACGTGGGCTGGGGCACCCCCGCCGAGGTCGAGCTGACCGGGCGGGTGCTGCTCCCCCGCGCCCTGGCGCCCGCCCGCAAGGGTGACCCGCGCTGGCGCAACTTTCGCAATGTGGTGCGCCGCCTGTTCTCGCGCGAGGTGGGCGGGGTGCGCGTGGCGGGCACGCTGGGGGGGCAGACGGTCAGCGGCGTGAGCGACAGCGACGGCTATTTCACCCTGCGCTTTGCCCCCGCCGCGCCCGTGCCCGCCGGGTGGCACGAGGTCGAGTTGCAGATGGAGGGCCGCCAGGAGGGGGCCGCCCGCGCCCGCGTGCAGGTGGTGGCGGGCGCCCGGTTCGGCATCATCAGCGACCTCGACGACACCGTGATTCAGTCGGACGTGACCAGCCTGCCCCGGATGCTGATGACCAGTCTGACCGGCAACGCCCGCACCCGCTCGCCGTTTCCGGGCGTGGGGGCGCTGTACCGGGCGCTGACCCGCGAAGGCGAGGCCCGCAACCCCATCTTTTACGTTTCGAGCAGCCCCTGGAACTTTTTCGACCTGCTGTGGCAGTTTCTGGACTACCGGCGGATTCCGCTGGGGCCGCTCTTTTTGCGCAACTGGGGCATGGACCTGCTCGGCGGACACGGCGGTTACAAGCACGGCGTGATCGAGCGGATTTTCCAGCGCTACCCTGACCTGAAGTTCGTGCTGGTGGGCGACAGCGGCGAAAAGGACCCGGAAATCTATGCCGAGGTCGTGCGCCGTCATCCGGGGCGAGTGCTGGCCGTCTACATCCGTGACGTGACCGAGGCGGGGCGGGACAGCAGCGTTCTGAAGCTGCGCGAGGAGGTCCGCAAAGCGGGCGTGGACCTGGTGCTGGCCGCCGACAGCCTCAACGCGGCGAGTCACGCGCTGGCGATGGGCCTGATTACTCCCGGCGAGTACCGCAGCGTCCTGACGAGTGTGGCCCGCACCTACGAAACCTGA
- a CDS encoding HD domain-containing protein — protein sequence MFRRRPPLPPFPPGAVLVGGAARDWLRGVTPRDYDWALPDPEAGARAQAAQVGGSAFALDEARGYWRVTAGDVQHDFVPLPASLEDDLRRRDFTVNALAIREGGRVLDLLGGQGDLKRRVLRMVSEDNLRADPLRAWRAARFVTTLGFTLERQTERAVRQVASDLKAGHLPFPAWERIRDEVHALLQSPEAARGLLTLDDLGLLALTLPELPEGRGVEQGGFHHLDVFHHNLEALHQLLGRRPDADLPLRWAALLHDVGKPRTLALDPETGRRSFHGHDRVGADLSTQMLTRLKLPGEEVKRAAALVKAHMVQLPANETEARRFVHRRRDLLPDLLSLMLADREAARGPSSTPGSRHAYALAMERVLAALEEQPAAPAPLLGGEDVMALLGLLPGPRVGEVLRALAEARALGEVGSVEEARAFVRAWPGGRRAAETGS from the coding sequence ATGTTTCGCCGCCGCCCGCCCCTGCCCCCGTTTCCCCCCGGCGCGGTGCTGGTCGGCGGCGCGGCGCGGGACTGGTTGCGGGGGGTGACGCCCAGAGACTACGACTGGGCGCTGCCCGACCCGGAGGCCGGGGCACGGGCACAGGCGGCGCAGGTCGGCGGCTCGGCCTTTGCACTCGACGAGGCACGCGGCTACTGGCGGGTGACGGCGGGCGACGTGCAGCACGACTTCGTGCCTTTGCCCGCCAGCCTGGAAGACGACCTGCGGCGGCGCGATTTCACGGTCAATGCGCTGGCGATTCGGGAGGGGGGCCGGGTGCTCGACCTGCTCGGCGGGCAGGGCGACCTGAAACGCCGCGTGCTGCGGATGGTCTCGGAGGACAACCTGCGGGCCGACCCGTTGCGGGCGTGGCGGGCGGCGCGGTTCGTCACCACCCTCGGCTTCACGCTGGAGCGGCAGACCGAACGGGCCGTCCGGCAGGTGGCGTCCGACCTGAAAGCGGGCCACCTGCCTTTTCCCGCCTGGGAGCGGATTCGCGACGAGGTTCACGCGCTGCTGCAGTCGCCCGAAGCGGCGCGGGGGTTGCTCACCCTGGACGACCTGGGGCTGCTCGCGCTGACGCTCCCGGAACTGCCGGAAGGGCGCGGGGTGGAGCAGGGCGGCTTTCATCATCTGGACGTGTTTCATCACAATCTGGAAGCGCTGCACCAGCTGCTTGGGCGCCGCCCCGACGCCGACCTGCCCCTGCGCTGGGCCGCCCTGCTGCATGACGTGGGCAAACCGCGCACCCTGGCCCTCGACCCGGAAACGGGCCGCCGCAGCTTTCACGGCCATGACCGGGTGGGGGCCGACCTGAGCACGCAGATGTTGACCCGCCTCAAATTGCCCGGCGAGGAGGTCAAGCGGGCCGCCGCGCTCGTCAAGGCCCACATGGTTCAGCTTCCGGCCAACGAGACGGAGGCGCGGCGCTTCGTTCACCGCCGCCGTGACCTGCTCCCCGACCTGCTGAGCCTGATGCTGGCCGACCGCGAAGCCGCGCGGGGGCCGAGCAGCACACCGGGCAGCCGTCATGCCTACGCCCTGGCGATGGAGCGCGTCCTGGCCGCCCTGGAGGAGCAGCCTGCCGCCCCCGCGCCGCTGCTGGGCGGAGAAGACGTGATGGCGCTGCTCGGCTTGCTCCCCGGCCCCCGGGTGGGCGAGGTGCTGCGGGCATTGGCCGAGGCGCGGGCCTTGGGCGAGGTGGGCAGTGTGGAGGAGGCGCGGGCCTTCGTGCGGGCCTGGCCTGGAGGGAGAAGGGCAGCGGAGACAGGAAGTTAA
- a CDS encoding RNA-guided endonuclease InsQ/TnpB family protein, with translation MRAFRYRLYPTKAQETALLDTLHLTRELYNAALQERRDAYRKAGKSVSVYEQMRSLPEVKAVRPEFKRVHAHVLQGVVTQLDRAFQGFFRRVKQGVTAGYPRFKGQDRWNSFAFKQVWDNSRGTWFGPGKVLDTGRIYLPNIGNVRMKMHRPMEGKPKTLTIKKEGNEWYAVYVCDAPTRPLPDTGSAVGLDLGTTHFLITSDGEFVDNPRFLQSTLKKLRVAQRSLSRKKRGSKRRRKARQHVASIHRKVARQRLDFHHKAARTLVNQHDLIAHEDLNVKGMGQGNLARSIHDVGWGQFLNLLSLKAADAGRRVIGVDPRFTSQRCHACGHTEKANRRSQAMFVCVSCGHEANADHNAAKNVLGRAVPSGLNGRGQPHAVV, from the coding sequence ATGAGGGCCTTCCGCTATCGCCTCTACCCCACCAAAGCGCAGGAAACGGCGCTGCTGGACACCCTGCACCTCACGCGGGAGTTGTACAACGCCGCCCTTCAGGAACGCCGGGATGCCTACCGAAAGGCGGGCAAGAGCGTCTCTGTCTACGAACAGATGCGCTCCCTACCCGAAGTCAAGGCAGTGCGCCCGGAGTTCAAGAGAGTTCACGCACACGTCCTTCAGGGCGTGGTCACTCAACTGGACCGGGCCTTTCAAGGGTTCTTTCGGCGCGTGAAGCAGGGCGTCACGGCGGGCTACCCCCGGTTCAAGGGGCAAGACCGCTGGAACAGCTTTGCGTTCAAGCAGGTCTGGGACAACAGCCGAGGGACGTGGTTCGGTCCCGGAAAGGTGCTGGACACTGGGCGTATCTACCTCCCGAACATCGGTAACGTGCGGATGAAGATGCACCGCCCGATGGAGGGCAAGCCCAAGACGCTCACCATCAAGAAGGAGGGCAACGAGTGGTATGCGGTCTACGTCTGTGATGCCCCCACCCGTCCGCTGCCCGACACGGGCAGCGCCGTGGGACTCGACCTCGGCACCACCCACTTCCTCATCACCTCCGATGGGGAGTTCGTGGACAACCCCCGCTTCCTTCAGTCCACCCTGAAAAAGCTCCGGGTGGCTCAGCGGTCCCTGTCCCGCAAGAAGCGGGGCAGCAAGCGCCGCAGGAAGGCCAGGCAGCACGTCGCCAGCATTCATCGCAAAGTGGCGCGGCAACGCTTGGACTTCCACCACAAGGCGGCCCGCACCCTCGTCAATCAGCACGACCTGATCGCCCATGAAGACCTGAACGTGAAGGGTATGGGGCAAGGCAATCTTGCCCGCTCGATTCACGATGTTGGGTGGGGCCAGTTTCTCAACCTTCTCTCCCTCAAAGCGGCAGATGCTGGACGGAGAGTCATCGGCGTAGACCCGCGCTTCACCTCACAACGCTGCCATGCGTGCGGACATACCGAGAAGGCCAACAGGCGCTCTCAGGCGATGTTCGTGTGTGTGTCCTGCGGCCATGAGGCGAACGCCGACCACAACGCCGCAAAGAATGTTCTGGGACGGGCTGTCCCTTCGGGCCTTAACGGGAGAGGACAACCTCATGCCGTGGTCTGA
- the tnpA gene encoding IS200/IS605 family transposase, protein MALRYKSNRNVVYSCKYHVVWTPKYRRSVLVEGVDVRLKDILNELCTDKACELLAVEIMPDHVHLLVEVDPQFGIHTFVKLAKGRSSRILRQEFPWLKSRLPTLWTNSYFVSTVGGAPLSVIKQYVENQKGV, encoded by the coding sequence TTGGCGCTCCGGTACAAGTCCAATCGCAATGTGGTTTACTCCTGCAAGTACCACGTTGTCTGGACGCCCAAGTACCGTAGAAGCGTGCTGGTAGAAGGCGTAGATGTACGGCTCAAGGACATCCTGAACGAGCTTTGCACCGACAAAGCGTGTGAACTGCTGGCAGTGGAAATCATGCCCGACCACGTTCACCTGTTGGTGGAGGTAGACCCCCAGTTCGGCATCCACACGTTCGTCAAGCTCGCCAAAGGGCGTTCCAGTCGCATTCTGCGCCAAGAGTTCCCGTGGCTGAAATCCCGGCTCCCGACCCTCTGGACCAACTCGTACTTTGTTTCGACGGTGGGCGGCGCTCCGCTGTCGGTCATCAAGCAGTACGTCGAGAATCAAAAGGGCGTCTGA
- a CDS encoding methylmalonyl-CoA mutase family protein, whose amino-acid sequence MKTKNEWMQSVYQPATQKFPERKYNFKNLSDMDPEPIYTADDLKDWDAGRDLGYPGEFPYTRGVQSSVYRGKLWTMRMFAGFGSAEQTNERFHSLLKAGQTGLSTAFDLPTLMGYDSDHPFSKGEVGKCGVAVSSLADMEILFRGIDPEAVTTSMTINSPANAIWAMYIANAQKQGKDLTRVGGTIQNDILKEFIAQKEFIYPPSPSVKLVIDTFEWGPKVLPKWNFISVSGYHIREAGATGVQELAFTLADGFHYVEKALERGLDIDEFAPRISFFWDIHNDFFEEIAKLRAARRIWARQMRDRYGAKNPKSWMLRTHSQTAGVSLPAQQPLNNIARVAIQALAAVLGGTQSLHTDAFDEALALPTEESAAIALRTQQIIAYETGVAGVIDPLAGSYYVEKLTDDIEAAAMGYIEQIRMMGGVEAGIDNGFFQLEMAEAAYRYQREVETKDRIIVGVNEYVQDAVEVPIQIIDPAVEELQASRLAQVKRERDPQRAERALGALRDTAVTGANSMPAFLECAHAYCTLGEQMDVLKTVYGEYTEPVMV is encoded by the coding sequence ATGAAGACGAAAAACGAGTGGATGCAGAGCGTCTACCAGCCTGCCACCCAGAAATTTCCCGAGCGCAAGTACAACTTCAAGAACCTGTCCGACATGGACCCGGAGCCGATTTACACCGCCGACGACCTGAAGGACTGGGACGCGGGGCGCGACCTCGGCTACCCCGGCGAATTCCCGTACACGCGCGGCGTGCAGAGCAGCGTGTACCGGGGCAAACTCTGGACGATGCGGATGTTCGCGGGCTTCGGCAGCGCTGAGCAGACCAACGAACGCTTTCACTCGCTCCTGAAGGCCGGGCAGACGGGCCTGAGTACCGCCTTCGACCTGCCCACGCTGATGGGCTACGACTCCGACCATCCGTTCAGCAAGGGTGAGGTGGGCAAGTGCGGCGTGGCGGTCAGCAGCCTCGCCGACATGGAAATCCTGTTCCGGGGCATCGACCCCGAAGCGGTCACGACCTCCATGACCATCAACAGCCCCGCCAACGCCATCTGGGCCATGTACATCGCCAACGCGCAGAAGCAGGGCAAAGACCTGACCAGAGTCGGCGGCACCATCCAGAACGACATCCTCAAGGAATTCATCGCGCAGAAGGAATTCATCTACCCGCCCAGCCCCAGCGTGAAACTGGTCATCGACACGTTCGAGTGGGGGCCGAAAGTGCTGCCCAAGTGGAACTTCATCTCGGTGAGCGGCTACCACATCCGTGAGGCGGGTGCGACGGGCGTGCAGGAACTGGCGTTTACGCTGGCCGACGGCTTCCACTATGTGGAAAAGGCGCTGGAACGCGGGCTGGACATCGACGAGTTCGCGCCGCGCATCAGCTTTTTCTGGGACATCCACAACGACTTTTTCGAGGAAATCGCCAAGCTGCGGGCTGCCCGCCGCATCTGGGCGCGGCAGATGCGTGACCGCTACGGCGCGAAAAATCCGAAAAGCTGGATGCTCCGCACGCACTCGCAGACCGCTGGCGTAAGCCTGCCCGCGCAGCAGCCGCTGAACAACATCGCCCGCGTCGCTATTCAGGCCCTCGCCGCTGTGCTGGGCGGCACCCAGAGCCTCCACACCGACGCCTTCGACGAGGCGCTGGCCCTGCCCACCGAGGAAAGCGCCGCGATTGCCCTGCGCACCCAGCAAATCATCGCCTACGAGACCGGCGTGGCGGGTGTTATCGACCCGCTGGCGGGCAGCTACTACGTCGAGAAACTCACCGACGACATCGAAGCCGCCGCGATGGGCTACATCGAGCAGATTCGCATGATGGGCGGTGTGGAAGCGGGCATCGACAACGGCTTTTTCCAGCTGGAAATGGCCGAGGCCGCCTACCGCTACCAGCGCGAGGTCGAGACCAAAGACCGCATCATCGTGGGCGTCAACGAGTACGTGCAGGACGCGGTGGAAGTGCCCATCCAGATCATCGACCCCGCCGTGGAGGAGTTGCAGGCCAGCCGTCTCGCCCAGGTCAAGCGCGAACGCGACCCGCAGCGGGCCGAGAGAGCACTGGGAGCTTTGCGCGACACCGCCGTGACAGGTGCGAACTCCATGCCCGCCTTCCTGGAATGCGCCCACGCCTACTGCACCCTGGGTGAGCAGATGGACGTGCTGAAAACCGTGTACGGCGAGTACACCGAGCCGGTGATGGTCTAA
- a CDS encoding AI-2E family transporter, whose product MTKHRWSPVSLPPPRNTGSVQVVNLLPVAAGIIAILLALSFFGQVGAALLVITLALILATALNPVARWLEHWLPRPVAGALTVVLVVLVLALLGLIAVPPLIAQGSMLVSSLPNSVPALEQRLNTLINRYPAIDAVLTEASVHRLIEQAGDFTTSAAKRLPNVVSTVVGGLFMGLVMLVMVVFVLSNPVPLVNGVLGAVPPRHRLPAARALAQILKQLGAWGRATVLVMLVTGACTALGLMLLKVDNWLIFGILAALGELVPNIGPIVATIPSVLFAAADDPQKGLYVALFVFAFQQVSGFVLGPFLLGGAGKLHPLSVTVGVLLFGSVFGIVGAFLTVPFLIIIKAIYQEFYLQDAPDIPDAVAMALISGKVEEQLDREEEEKAEAEKAEQEAKEAELSRQMEEGDLDLAAALEQPDSEEERQPVSPAAAPDKLRPS is encoded by the coding sequence ATGACGAAGCATCGTTGGTCTCCGGTTTCGCTGCCGCCCCCCCGAAACACCGGGAGCGTACAGGTCGTCAACCTGTTGCCGGTGGCGGCGGGCATCATCGCCATCCTGCTGGCACTAAGTTTTTTCGGACAGGTGGGGGCAGCGCTGCTGGTGATCACGCTGGCCCTGATTCTCGCCACGGCACTCAACCCGGTGGCCCGCTGGCTGGAACACTGGCTGCCGCGCCCCGTCGCCGGCGCCCTGACGGTCGTGCTGGTGGTGCTGGTGCTGGCCCTGCTCGGCCTGATTGCCGTGCCGCCGCTCATCGCACAGGGCAGCATGCTGGTGAGCAGCCTGCCCAACAGCGTGCCGGCTCTGGAACAGCGGCTCAATACCCTGATCAACCGCTATCCCGCCATCGACGCGGTGCTCACCGAGGCATCCGTTCACCGGCTGATCGAGCAGGCCGGGGACTTTACCACCTCCGCCGCCAAGCGGCTGCCCAACGTCGTGTCCACCGTCGTGGGCGGGCTGTTCATGGGCCTGGTGATGCTGGTGATGGTGGTGTTCGTGCTGAGCAACCCGGTGCCGCTGGTCAACGGCGTGCTGGGCGCGGTGCCGCCGCGTCACCGCCTGCCCGCCGCCCGCGCCCTGGCGCAGATTCTCAAGCAGCTCGGCGCCTGGGGCCGCGCCACCGTCCTCGTCATGCTGGTTACAGGGGCCTGCACCGCGCTCGGGCTGATGCTGCTGAAGGTGGACAACTGGCTGATTTTCGGCATTCTGGCCGCGCTGGGCGAACTCGTGCCCAACATCGGACCGATTGTGGCGACCATTCCCTCGGTGCTGTTCGCCGCTGCCGACGACCCGCAAAAGGGCCTGTACGTCGCGCTGTTCGTTTTCGCGTTTCAGCAGGTGTCGGGCTTCGTGCTGGGGCCGTTTCTCCTCGGCGGCGCGGGCAAGTTGCACCCGCTGTCGGTCACGGTGGGCGTGCTGCTGTTCGGCAGTGTGTTCGGCATCGTGGGGGCCTTTCTGACGGTCCCTTTTCTCATCATCATCAAGGCCATCTACCAGGAGTTCTACCTGCAAGACGCCCCCGACATCCCCGACGCGGTGGCGATGGCGCTGATCAGCGGCAAGGTGGAGGAGCAGCTCGACCGCGAGGAAGAAGAAAAGGCCGAGGCCGAAAAAGCCGAGCAGGAAGCCAAGGAAGCCGAGCTGAGCCGCCAGATGGAAGAAGGGGACCTCGACCTCGCGGCGGCGCTCGAACAACCCGACAGTGAGGAAGAGCGGCAGCCGGTTTCGCCTGCGGCGGCCCCGGACAAGCTCCGCCCGTCCTGA
- a CDS encoding TerC family protein, producing the protein MLDVLSALSTPEALVGVLSLTLLELVLGIDNIIFITLLASRLPQRQQALGRTLGLGLAVVTRLALLASVTWLTGLTQAVATVFGHGLSVRDLVLLAGGLFLMVKSVREMSSMAADPLGTDPASRQPISLASALLQIPLIDLVFSLDSVITAVGVSGNFPVMATAVILSMLVMIAASGAISRFMDEHLPVKLLATAFLLLVGSSLVVGAFGVEVPSVYLYFTLLFAGLVMLFTVRAARNVRSTLVEQARAEAREELRREMEEQDLLR; encoded by the coding sequence ATGCTTGACGTTCTGTCTGCCCTGAGTACCCCCGAGGCCCTGGTGGGCGTGCTGAGCCTGACCCTGCTCGAACTCGTGCTGGGAATCGACAACATCATTTTCATTACCCTGCTGGCTTCTCGTCTGCCGCAGCGGCAGCAGGCCCTGGGGCGCACGCTGGGGCTGGGACTGGCGGTGGTCACCCGGCTGGCCCTGCTCGCCAGCGTGACGTGGTTGACCGGGCTGACGCAGGCGGTGGCGACCGTGTTCGGTCACGGCCTGAGCGTGCGTGACCTCGTGCTGCTCGCCGGGGGCCTGTTTCTGATGGTCAAGAGCGTGCGCGAGATGAGCAGCATGGCCGCCGACCCGCTGGGCACCGACCCCGCCAGCCGCCAGCCGATTTCGCTGGCCTCGGCGCTGCTTCAGATTCCGCTGATCGACCTCGTGTTCAGCCTCGACAGCGTGATTACGGCGGTGGGTGTCAGCGGCAACTTCCCGGTCATGGCGACGGCGGTCATTCTCTCCATGCTGGTCATGATCGCCGCCAGTGGGGCCATCAGCCGCTTCATGGACGAGCATCTGCCGGTCAAGCTGCTGGCGACCGCCTTCCTGCTGCTGGTGGGGTCCTCGCTGGTGGTGGGTGCTTTCGGCGTGGAAGTGCCGAGCGTCTACCTGTACTTCACCCTGCTGTTCGCCGGACTGGTGATGCTCTTTACCGTTCGGGCCGCCCGCAATGTCCGCAGCACGCTGGTCGAGCAGGCCCGCGCCGAAGCCCGCGAGGAGCTGCGCCGCGAGATGGAGGAGCAGGACCTGCTCAGGTAA